The Priestia megaterium NBRC 15308 = ATCC 14581 region TATTCTAACTGTCCAACTCCATCACGCTGAATCACTTCTTGAAGCTGGCTTTTGAAATCCATCACATGAGAAAAAGCACCTTCATTAATTTTTGGAAAGACAACTTTTTTTAGAATCGTTACTACCGTATCAAGCCCTTGGTCTAAATAAAGAGCTCCGATAAATGCTTCAAACACATCGGCCAGTAAAGCCGGTCTAGATCGGCCGCCTGTCATCTCTTCACCTTTTCCAAGTAACACTAGTTTACCAAAATCCATTTCATTTGCAAAAGTAACAAGCGACGGTTCGCACACAACTGCTGCACGAAGCTTTGTTAACTCACCTTCACTCATCGTTGGATATTTTTTAAATAAAAATTGTGATACGGTTAGCTCTAATACGGCATCTCCTAAAAACTCAAGACGCTCGTTGTCTTCATACGGTCTTCTGCGATGCTCATTCACATAGGATGAATGTGTAAATGCTTGAAAAAGAAGCGCTTCATTTGTAAACTGAATACCAATTTCCTTTTGAAACTCTGCAAAATTTTGCTTGAATTTCACGTTCATCTTTCGATCTCGATTTGAATATTGTTTAGGCATAAAATACCTCCGCTTACCTGCTTCAATTGTTTCGTAGTTTTTTCCTAACATCTCTCATTATAAAACGAGGTATCCTAAAAGATACACTACCTTTTCAAAAAAAGAGGTCTTTTTTTGAAATTCTTAAAAAGAAGAGAAAGCCCCGCTGTTTAACGGGGCTTTTCATACATATACTACAGATTAAATTTGGCTCTGTATGTAATTAACTGCATCTCCTACAGTTGAAATTTTTTCAGCTTCTTCGTCAGAAATTTCGATATCAAATTCCTCTTCAAGCTCCATTACAAATTCAACTACGTCTAGAGAGTCAGCACCTAAGTCTTCTTTGAAACTAGATTCTAGTTTCACTTCACTTTTGTCTACACCAAGACGATCAACAATGATTGTTGTTACACGTTCTAGTACCTCTGCCATTGTTCTTCACCTCCCCTCAAGTCATTATAGATGATTTCCATCTAAAATACTATGGTTGAATAATAAAGTTTATCGGTCGCCTAGTAAACGTCCCTTTGTACTTTATCACCAAATTACACTTTTCGTAAAGTGCATTTTTTACATCACCATTCCGCCGTCAACGTGAATCGTTTGACCCGTAATATAACGGCTTGCATCTGATGCTAAAAACGCAACTGCGTTCGCAACATCCTCAGGCTGACCGAAGCTTGCAAGAGGGATTTGCTTTAACATTTCCGCCTGCACTTCTTCATTCAATTTATCCGTCATGTCTGTTGCAATGAAACCAGGAGCAACTGCATTCACTGTAATATTGCGGCTTGCTAATTCTTTGGCAGTTGTTTTTGTTAAACCAATTACGCCTGATTTTGCTGCTACATAATTTGCTTGTCCAGCATTACCGCTGACGCCGACAATTGATGAAATATTAATGATACGTCCTGCGCGCTGCTTCATCATTTGACGAGTAACCGCTTTTGTACACAAAAATACGCCTTTTAAGTTTGTATTAATAACATCATCCCATTCGTCTTCTTTCATACGCATAAGAAGATTATCACGTGTGATTCCCGCGTTGTTCACTAAAATATCTACTGAACCAAATGTAGAAATCGCTTCTTTTATCATTGCTTGTACAGAATCACTTTCTGCCACATTTGCTTGTACAGCAATTGCATCCGTTCCTAATCCTTTAATTTCATCCACAACTTCAAGAGCTTTCGC contains the following coding sequences:
- the acpP gene encoding acyl carrier protein, which codes for MAEVLERVTTIIVDRLGVDKSEVKLESSFKEDLGADSLDVVEFVMELEEEFDIEISDEEAEKISTVGDAVNYIQSQI
- the rnc gene encoding ribonuclease III, whose protein sequence is MPKQYSNRDRKMNVKFKQNFAEFQKEIGIQFTNEALLFQAFTHSSYVNEHRRRPYEDNERLEFLGDAVLELTVSQFLFKKYPTMSEGELTKLRAAVVCEPSLVTFANEMDFGKLVLLGKGEEMTGGRSRPALLADVFEAFIGALYLDQGLDTVVTILKKVVFPKINEGAFSHVMDFKSQLQEVIQRDGVGQLEYKVLQEKGPAHNREFLSRVSLNGEELGVGVGRSKKEAEQKAAQVAITKIRASQTK
- the fabG gene encoding 3-oxoacyl-[acyl-carrier-protein] reductase, which produces MLQGKVAVVTGASRGIGRAVAIELGKLGAKVVVNYSGSEAKALEVVDEIKGLGTDAIAVQANVAESDSVQAMIKEAISTFGSVDILVNNAGITRDNLLMRMKEDEWDDVINTNLKGVFLCTKAVTRQMMKQRAGRIINISSIVGVSGNAGQANYVAAKSGVIGLTKTTAKELASRNITVNAVAPGFIATDMTDKLNEEVQAEMLKQIPLASFGQPEDVANAVAFLASDASRYITGQTIHVDGGMVM